Sequence from the Chryseobacterium culicis genome:
AAAATTCAATCAAGAGCTACAAGGTTTAACATCTAATCTTAATAACTTAAATAGAGTTTATGGTGGTATGCTAACTGCTATGAAGTCTTAATTCCTAACCATTTCTAAATTTAACTACTTAATCAAAAAACAAAGAAAAGAGAATGGCACAAGGAAAACAGACCCCTCGTCAGAAGATGATCAACCTAATGTATTTGGTGTTCATCGCGATGATGGCCCTAAATATTGATGCAGAAATCATCAGATCATATTATGATTCTACTAAAGCATTAAATGAAACCAGAACTTTAACAGAAAGAAAGAACGAGAAGATCTTTGAAAGAACGTTGGAAGCTAAGGCTCAACAAGTTCCGGATACCTACGCACAGCCTTGGGGGCAGTACAAAGTATTGAAATCCAAAATTGATCTGTTGGTAAAATCTGCTCAGGACATCAAAGATTTGTTAAAAAAACAATCTGAGTTTCATGATAAAGATCCTCAAACAGGAAAGGATATTGATGTAAGCGAAAATTTTGCTGCATTGAACAACAATGAAGCAACTACTGAATATTTCTTTAAAGAAGGTGATGAAAATACTCCTTCGAAGAATGCATTAGATCTGAAAGCTAAAATTGATGATGTAAGAAATTACATTAACGCTACTTTTGGAAATAATGAGCAGTTAAAAGATCTCGTTGCTAGAGCAAATAAGTCTCTTATTGCGGAGTACCCTAAAGGAACATCTCCAAATGAAAAGACTTGGTTCCAAAATAAATTTTATCACCAGCCATTAATCGCTGCAATATCTAATCTGGAAATTATCCAAAATGATGCCAGAAACGTTCAGTCTGATGCATTGGCACTATTACTTCAGGAAAAAGTAGATGCGAGTATCAAATTCTCAAGCTACGAACCTATTGTTTCAGGTCCGGTAGATATCCAGGCAGGAAAACAAGCAGAGGTAAAAGTAATGTTGGGTACTTATTCTAACAGTAATAAGATCAGCATCTCTGGTGTAGGTAAAGTTGAAAATGGTAAAGGAACAATCGCAATTTCAGGTTCTGGAATTGGAGAGCATAAATTAGGAGGTACCATTACATTAACAGATGCTTCAGGTAAGCCACAATCTTTCCCTTGGACACATACTTATAATGTAATTGCAGGACCAAGAGAAGTAAAACTTGA
This genomic interval carries:
- a CDS encoding GldM family protein, whose product is MAQGKQTPRQKMINLMYLVFIAMMALNIDAEIIRSYYDSTKALNETRTLTERKNEKIFERTLEAKAQQVPDTYAQPWGQYKVLKSKIDLLVKSAQDIKDLLKKQSEFHDKDPQTGKDIDVSENFAALNNNEATTEYFFKEGDENTPSKNALDLKAKIDDVRNYINATFGNNEQLKDLVARANKSLIAEYPKGTSPNEKTWFQNKFYHQPLIAAISNLEIIQNDARNVQSDALALLLQEKVDASIKFSSYEPIVSGPVDIQAGKQAEVKVMLGTYSNSNKISISGVGKVENGKGTIAISGSGIGEHKLGGTITLTDASGKPQSFPWTHTYNVIAGPREVKLEKGLLLSADKMNVMYRGLENPVSGSILGADNSKLSLSAPGASVRNTGPGKWIVKPTSGNTVKLTLSGIDPYGKSVSQVFEYRIKNVPPPQGQIRGQSIVSMPATSIQNQTVQAAIPDFDFPVSFTVTQFMVRVPGRAALLVHGNSLDDAAGLVKNLRSGDVVSVFDIKVTAQGLDGQVIKNITPIIINIP